The genome window GTTCGGCTGCCATCACCTACACAGAATAGTTGAGATGCAGAACATGGACTTAGGCCTTAGGGCCTAGGGAGTTCTAACGTGCATTTGAAGTTCGAAATTAGAAAGTTCACCACATAGAGGTTCCAGATTGGAAATTGAAGTCATGGCTTTGATAATGTTCCTCCCACTTtctttaaaatgtttatttacatGGGCAATCATTAATACTAGAATGGAGCTGAGTTACCCCTTGTCAGGAAACAATTCTCTCGCTATCTCCACGCTATTTGGATGATGTTATTAAGATGGCTGAGCTGCATTGAGTATCGCTGAGCCTTGTAGTCTCCAACATATAAAATTCTCAACTGACTCCCAGAGTAATGAAAAAATAAATCAAATTTCTCCTTCAATTGCCCATCTAGATCTTTAAAAGCACACCAATAGGCTGGCTAATCTTAAGAAGAAATTGAAGAAGTGAAAATGGCAATCATGTTTTTCTAGTGTAAATCTTGTTGTATGAGCAAATGTTCCAGTTGTTTACGGTATATCACAGATTACATAGAAAggttcttcaacaaacttgtgaagCAGAATTGTAAGTCTTGTGTAACAATACAACTTTTTTCTGATTTAAAACACCAATAGTCTATCTGCATCTGTAGACTGACGCTGTGCAGACTTTACTGTATCGGCATGCGCGCAATGTTAGACCGTGCTGTGGATCACCATAACACCATCCTCTTCTTGGATGTCAGTTCCCGTTCCGTCCGACGGCTGAGACAGCAGGCGAGGAGCCGCTTCGTGCTCCTGGACACTACTCTCCATTTTGCTCTTCTGGCGCGTCCGCTCGCTGCACTTGAGCAGGATTTGCAGCACGTCCTTCATGGTTGGCCGCGACGACGGCATATGTGCGGTGCACAGCACGCCTAGCCTGAACACGACCTGGATCTCCTCGGAGTACCCTGCGTACCTCGTGTCTGTGGCGTCGGGGATGCTCCCCCCGGATTGGTAGTGGTGCCGCGCCCACTCCGCCAGGCAGCTGGCCTCCTTGCCGGTGGTGAGCTCCAGGAGGACGACGCCGAAGCTGTAGACGTCGACCTTCTCGCTCACCTTGTTCGTGTACGCACACTCTGCAGCGTTTGATTTGATTTGATGCAGTACAGGTACAGTAAATACCGCCGCCCCAAATTCTGTACCTGAGCAAAATAGACAGGGCCGGCCGAAATCCATACCGGGGGCCATGTAGCCGAAAGACCCAGCGACGGCGGACATCGTTTTGGGCGCCCCGACCTCCACCACTATCCTAGCCAGCCCGAAGTCGGCGACCTTGGCCGTGAACTCCGAGTCCAGCAGGATGTTGCTCGTCTTGACGTCGCGGTGAATGATGGGCGGCGAGGACTCGTGGTGCAAGTAGCATAGCCCCTGCGCGACGCCGACGGCCACCCTGAGCCTCGTCGGCCAGTCCAGCGGCGCCCTGGTCGTATTATTAAGGAGCCCATCAGCGCCGGCGCTATGGCCGTGGAGCCATTTGTCCAGGCTGCCGTTGTCCATGTAGTCGTACACAAGGAGTTTGTCCTCCGCGCCGGAGAGGCAGCACAGCAGCCTGACAACGTTGTTATGCCGGACGTTGCCGAGGATGCCCGCCTCCGACTCGAACTCGCGCTCCAGCGTCCCGGCGTCGACCCGTATCCGCTTCACGGCCACCGCGCCCGCGCTCCCGTCGAGACGGTTCGTGTAGGTGACGCGGTACACGTGGCCGGAACCGCCGCGGCCGATGAGGTTCTCCTCTGTCAGTCCCTGGAGTATGTGCGCCTCCCCGAAGCCCAGATCCTGGACGAAAGGCGTGACCTTCCACTCGTCCCCGACCGCGACGCGCCGCCGTTGCCTGATGTCGCGGGCGAGTATCAGGGCGAGAGCCACGGCGGCGAGGAGCGCGCCGCCACCGCCAGCGACGAGGAGGCCCGTGCGGAGCGCGTGTGAGACGGCTCGGGTAGAGCCCCCCGCCGCGACGCAGGAGCGCACGCCGGCGAGGTAGCCGGGCCCCGGAGCGTCGGTGCAGAGGCCGGGGTTATCGCGGAAGCTGTCGTCGTAGGCCGCCGTGGCGAAACCGGTCGGGACCTGGCCGCTGAGGTGGTTGGAGGAGAGGTTGATGGAGCTGAGGTTCGGCTTCACGAGTGCCGGAGGTATGGCGCCGGAGAGCTTGTTCGACGAGAGGTCAAGCACGCTGAGCACCGGCATGGCGCCCAGCTCGGCCGGTATCGGGCCGCTGAGCTGGTTCCTGCTCATGTCCATGACCGTCAGCTGCCTCAGGTCAGCAACGCTCTTGGGGATCGCGCCGTAGAGCTGGTTACCCGATAGGTTCAGTCTCTGCAGCAGCGGCATGCCACCGTCGCCAAGGCTCGCCGGTATCGCGCCAGAGAACTGGTTGTTCTCGGCAGTGAACACCCGGAGCGTGGCTGCCGCAGCCGGAATGCCGCTGCCGAATTGGTTGTTCCCTATCTGTAACGTCGTAAGGTTGCCAGGCATCGAGGCCGGAAGACTCCCGGTGAGCTGGTTACTCTGTAGTGTTAGGAACATAAGCTGCGTGTCTGTCCATAGAGCCTCTGGCACGTCGCCGGTGAGCCGGTTGTCGTCTAGGTCCAGGGTTAGCAGAGTTGCGCAGCTGGCAAGGCCCGCTGGGATGGAGCCGTTCAGGTGGTTGCGCTCAGCGGTGAGGTAATGAAACTGGCCTCCGGCGCATAACCCTTCTGGGATGGCGCCGGTGAGGTCGTTGTCGTCAACCTCTACATAGCCCAAGACCGAGTGCTTCCCGAGTTCCGGCGGGAGCGTGCCAGTGAACCTGTTACTGTACAATCTCAATGCCTGTAGAGATGGCAGCCAACCGATGCTCGCTGGTATCTCGCCTGAAAAGTTATTGCTGAAGAGGTTTAAATATGTGAGGTTTTCCAAGTGGCCCAAGACTTGAGGGATGACTCCGCTAAGGTTGTTCACGGAGACGTCAATCATGGTCAGGCTCTTTGCAGCAGCAAAACCATCGTCGACGGCCAAGTCGCCGGTGAGGTTGTTCTTGAACACTGTCATCCTTCGCAGTTTCCTCAGGTTCCAAACCCCCCGAGGTATGCTTCCTGTCAACGAGTTGGCCGAGAGGTCCAGCACCTCCAGCTCCTGCATATCCGCTAAGTAACCCGGGAGGTCGCCGGTGAGGTTGCAGCGCGCCGCCCAAAGGTTGACTAGACTGGTCAGGTTCTTGAACGACGCCGGCAGCTCGCCGGGGGCGAACGGGTTGGACGCCAGCCATAGCGTCTGAAGCCTTGTCAGCGCACCGAGACCGGCGGGGACGGTGCCGACGAGGCGATTGTTGTCCAGCATGAGATGCCGGAGGTTCAGGAGGCTGGAGAGAGACCTCGGGATGGTGCCGTTGAACTCGTTGCCGCTGAGGACCAGCGTGGTCAGGCTCGCCGCCAGGCTGTGGCCGATGTTCGCCGGGAGCTCACCGCCGAAGTAGTTCTCGGAGAGATCGATGTACAGCAGCGAGGCGCAGCGGTACAGCGTGGTCGGGAACGCGCCGGTGATGCTGTTGTTGGAGATGTCGAGGTGCGTGAGGCCCGCGAGGCCGCCGACGGCGTCCGGGAACGGGCCTGAGACGTTGGCGTCTGCGAGGGCGAGTCCCGTGACGCTGCCTGCGGTGTCGCAGGCCACGTACGGCCACGTGCAGTGTGCGCTCGCCGCCGAGGCGTTCCATCCGGCGAGCACGGGCGGGTCGCCCCACGCTCGCTTGATCTGGAGCAGCAGCTGCGCCTCGTACGCCGCGCCCGCGTGCAGGAGGCAGCAGCAGGGAAGCAGCGCGAGCAGCAGGCCGGGGAGGTACGGGCATGCTGTCTCCATGCCTCGGCGGCCGTGGAGTTGACGGCTCGTGAAAGTGCGGTTTGTTTACGCAGTGCCAGGCGATTGCTGCGAAGCTTTCATAGGGGTGTGCGGACTGATTCATACGGAGGACCGACTTATGTTTTTCTGATTATTATGCACATCGGATGTTTAAATACTAATTATAAGTATTAACTATAGTCTAGTTATAAATCTAATTAAAAAGTAAACCGGATTTATTAAACATAATTAATATATGATTATCAAATGTGTAGTATCACACGAGTGAATCATGTattactagtcaatacctatgtGTGGCAGTACATAAATCGGAGATATTAAAACCTGACTCCTTTTCGAGCTCTCCCCGCGCTTCACGGGTTCTCGACGCTGCTCCTCGCGACACGTGCGCTCATTTGCGGACGCGAAAATTTGTCTACCGCGGACGCAGAGTTTTCAGCCAAGTTTCTAACCAGTCTCTCTCTCGCCTTTCCTCTCTCAGTCTCTCCCCGATTCCTTCCCCACACGGCTGCTTCGCTCGTTCCCCTCTCGCTCCTCGTCGCACACGCACGAATGCTCGCCGCCGTCGTCAACCTCCTCCTTGGCGACGCGGGCAAGCCAGACGGGGAGAGAAGGCATCGGAAGACGTGATGGAGAAGAGCAGGGGCGACATGCTGGCGGAGGAGGCCAATCTCACGCGCGAGGGGTTCAAGGCGCCCGGGATCCATACCCCTTCTTCCCAACAGCAAACTCGTCGCCGCCAACCCCAGCTACCGAGACCTAGCCCTCCTCCTCCGGTGACGACAACCTCCCGAAGTTCCCGGCCAACATCTCCGCCCTCATCGCGCCGACCCCATATGCCTCCGACTCCTGTCACTTCGTAAGAAATAAACCTGCTCGcacactctcttttctcttcccctgTCCGTTGTGCCGTCTCTCTTCCTCCTTCCACAGGTGTCGCCTCAATCCATACCGACCCCTTCCCGCTCCCCGAGGCGAAGCTACGACTCTGCCATAGCGTTTGAGAAGATCAAGGTCTCCAACCCAATCGTCGAAATGGACGGTGAGATCCCATCGCTTATCTTTCCATTTCTTGATCTGGACATCAAATACTATGATTTGGGGATACTGCACCGTGAAGCAATTGATGACAAGGTCACCGTGAAATTTGAGAGTCCGCTTCATCTTCTGGCTTAGAGTCTCTTGTGATTAGAGAACCATTTTGGTGTCTCTTCATTGTATATGCCCTTATCAGTTTTAATTCTTATCTGTGCATGGCCTACCATCTGAGACTGAGATTGCTGGAGTTGGACATTGTGTGGATCTCGAGTACTATGATTGGATGAGCTAATTGGAGGTTTATGGTTTATCTGTGCTGGAGTTGCAGCAATGTCGGTCTCCAGGTGTGTGGAGGAGATGGATGTTACTATTAGGGAAGAGGTGTTTAGCGGGCATGTTAATTTCAGGTATATTTTCAACGACGACATGTTATACAATGTATAAGTTATAGCAACTACCACTGCAAATGAAGATTTTTTTAATTCCAGTTTGGTATGCACCATTATAGATGTGGTCACTCTAGGGGTAGTTGCAATGCTCAAATAGTTTGCGACTATTCCTTAACTCTAATATTTTGAGTATTTGAGTGCTTCTTTTCCATGGTATGATGTTGTTTTTGCACTTGTAACGTTTTGTGCTTGTACATGTGCCAGTTGGAGTTTGCGCTGAAAAGAGAGTTCGAAAAAACTATAAATATCTTGCAGAATGAGGTACCTCTGATTTAATGTGCTTTCTGAGGTAAATATTAATTTAGTATACTTGTCATGGTTCAAGATCCTTCGGTTGGTGTGCAGAATGTGCATCAGAGTATCAAAGCAACTTCTTATTTGGACTCATGAGCATGCATATTGGGTTGCTTTTTAGTTTCTCACGTCTTTTATTAAACCCCGCTGGGTTTGGGCACACTAGAGAATTCCGGACGAAGTGCTCCTCAACGTGGAGGCCACATCGCCTGGAACCAGCTAGCCGCAAGAAGTTTGTATTTAGTATTTTACATTAACTCATAGCTGACAGTCACAGAATCATTGTATAGTACTATAGTATCCACTTAAACAAGAAACACAACCAAGACAAGCAAACAATGGATAAAGCCAAGAAAAATAGAGTATTTTACATTAACTCCAGCTGCAAGAATGTGGTCAGGGCTAGGTCAGTAGCACTCTCATCCAATTTAGCCTGATTTATTTTTGTAGATTTTGTTAATGGTACTTTATACATCCATTAGTTCGCCTAAAATGTGTGGGCATCATGTTGAGATGTGCCAATACATAAAATAAACTTTTAAGGTCAAACAACCTATTTGATTGATGTGCCACTGCTGATGCAGTAGCGTTATTGTGCCAAATGGATACATGAGGATTAGGATGCTAATCCAAAGCAGGTGCACCCCATGATTAAGCTCCTATGTCCAGATATGTATATTACCTGTCAACAAATCTTGGCATCCAGGTTTAAACTCCTCCCGCTGCTCGCCGATGTAAAGGTACGCATCTTCTGTCGGACTATGGCTCTAACTGATATAGCTTTTACGCCCAATAGCATCTACCACTGCTTATCACGCCATTAAATTGTTTGATGAAATACCAATATAATATAGTAATGTGTCATATATCAGTTCAGTTTGAGTTGTGGTTGTAACTTGAGAACATATATTTTGTTTCTAATAAGTGATGAATTTTTGTTGTTGTTCTTCCCTTCTGCAAAACTTCAGATCTCCTACCTCTGCGATTCTAAAAAGAAGATTCAGGTCCCATTTGCCATAGTGGATCCATTCCACTGTTgctattgtttttgtttgttctctggcAAAAAAACTTagcaaatgcttataggaataatGAGTTATCTTGGAAGATGATTACTTAGATAGGTGCATGTTTGTTTCAGAGCTTATTTCAACCATTTAACCATGTGTCCAACTATATAGAGAGAATATCGTTGAAAGGAACTTGAAACTCTGCAGGCAAAAGGATCTCTAGAAATGACTAACTGAATTTTTCTAGGTAACAACAAGCTTCCCAGTTCCTCATTAGTTCTGTATTTTTACCCATTCTGCCTCATGCAAATATTTATATCTTTGATTACTGATTTTTTAGAAAAAAACTATATATCTTTATGTTTTTAGATCCCAAGATACTTATTAATATATAGTTTATATGTTGTGGAACTAAGGATTCTTAAAACTGTTGGTCAAAGATAGTAATATTTAACTTAGGATATGTAACAAAGATTAGAGGGGGATAGTATTAGAGTTTTTCTGGTTATAGTTCAAAGGCTATACTTGGTACTGCACTCTGCACCTCGCAAAATGTACATATGTTCTCTTTTTGTGGGGCTGTGTTTGTTACATTATAAAACAGAATTTGAAAAAAAAGGAATAGCATTGTTGAAAGTTAGCTAAGTTGAGCTTCAGCCAAACTCACAGAAGGTTCGAGCTTTATACATGGTATCTAAAATGTTTATTGAATCCGGGGCAAGGGGGCAGAGGATCTGCAGGCGGCGATTGCGCGGCTTCGCCTGCCTGTCTTCCTGCTGCCTACTTCTACTCGCGCTCGCACCAACCAAAGGAGCAAGCCCGCAACTGATGCCCCCCTATAAAGGGACCAGAGGGAAGGCGACGCCCGAGACGGGGAAGGAGACGCGGTGACCATGTCGCAGATATGGGTGTTCGAGTACAGCTCGCTGATCTGGAACCAGGCATCACCCACAAGGCATGCTAGCAGGTTCTGGGAGTTTGTTCTTTGATAGGAGTACATAAACACTTAAACAGTGTACCGTGTAAACTATCAGAACATATTACCAGGTAGTTGAAGAGCAAGGCATATCAAAACACAGGTACCAGTTAGAACTCACAAATCCTGCAGTTTTATTCATTTTGTGTATCTTAAGTTATGCTTTCAAATATCTTTTGTCATGTGCCACCTAATTGCACCAGAACACATCACTTTCAGAACCAATTCATAAGTAGAGCTAATACAAGAAGATTCATGAGAACTCTGGAATCCTATTGAACCTCACCTCAGTTTTCCCATGTATGAATTGCTCCCTTGTGATAAGTCCTCTGCATCAACAGATATAATGTACTCAATATGGGGACCACGCCTAAATCTTCTAGCAGCCATGAGAAACTTCCCTTTATACACAGGTGCTATCAGATGCCCAAGAAAAGATAAAGAAATAGGTCTTAGTCATAGTATATCTGATGGTGAAGAGGCTGAAGAAAAAAAATACATCTGATGTAAAAAGAAGTTACAAAGGGACATCTATGTAGACATAAAAGTACAAATCCACACCCAGCTTGGAATGTGTAGTTGTGCACTTCAAAAGAATTATTTTTCCTTCAGCGGTGGGTGGACAGGGAGTATAGAACACAGGGGCACGCCACAGTTCCCCGGGAGGACCGTCATGCTCAAGCACCAGCCCAGAGCGACTTGCGTACGCCCTTTCACATGTCCACCCTCCTACTCTGTCAATGTAACTGCTATGACAGCCTGAATACAAGGATGGTTAATAATTTCAGGGTTGATGACTTGATGTTACTCCCCCTCCGTCATGTTATCATCTACATATGTGTTTTGTGAGCCTAACGATCCTTTGCACAGTTGATGTGGTTGATTTTGCGAGCTAATCCGTCTATTTTACATCTTTTAGTGGGGAGTTGCTTACAGAATAAAGGAGAAAGATAAGGAGGTAGCTATGGAGGTATGTTTATTGCAAGCCAGGCACATGCAGATGTGTTAGTCTATTCTACAACTGGCCTGTTACCAATATTTTTATGGGGTCTATTCTGGATAACAATATGCATTTGTTCTTTATACATAGATTTTCTGTTGCAATATTATGTTTATTTGGTCATTCATAGCGGCTTTTTTGCCTTTTTCACATGCCAAGTTGAATACTGATGCTGCATATCAATGCGCTCAAAACAGTGCAATGTTCTCAAGGTTTTTTTACTGTTGTGAGTTTGTTTCAATGCCAGAAACTGCCAGAAAAGTTAATAATTGCATTTAAACCACCCTATGAAAGCTAAAAATGAT of Zea mays cultivar B73 chromosome 8, Zm-B73-REFERENCE-NAM-5.0, whole genome shotgun sequence contains these proteins:
- the LOC103636666 gene encoding receptor-like protein kinase HSL1, giving the protein METACPYLPGLLLALLPCCCLLHAGAAYEAQLLLQIKRAWGDPPVLAGWNASAASAHCTWPYVACDTAGSVTGLALADANVSGPFPDAVGGLAGLTHLDISNNSITGAFPTTLYRCASLLYIDLSENYFGGELPANIGHSLAASLTTLVLSGNEFNGTIPRSLSSLLNLRHLMLDNNRLVGTVPAGLGALTRLQTLWLASNPFAPGELPASFKNLTSLVNLWAARCNLTGDLPGYLADMQELEVLDLSANSLTGSIPRGVWNLRKLRRMTVFKNNLTGDLAVDDGFAAAKSLTMIDVSVNNLSGVIPQVLGHLENLTYLNLFSNNFSGEIPASIGWLPSLQALRLYSNRFTGTLPPELGKHSVLGYVEVDDNDLTGAIPEGLCAGGQFHYLTAERNHLNGSIPAGLASCATLLTLDLDDNRLTGDVPEALWTDTQLMFLTLQSNQLTGSLPASMPGNLTTLQIGNNQFGSGIPAAAATLRVFTAENNQFSGAIPASLGDGGMPLLQRLNLSGNQLYGAIPKSVADLRQLTVMDMSRNQLSGPIPAELGAMPVLSVLDLSSNKLSGAIPPALVKPNLSSINLSSNHLSGQVPTGFATAAYDDSFRDNPGLCTDAPGPGYLAGVRSCVAAGGSTRAVSHALRTGLLVAGGGGALLAAVALALILARDIRQRRRVAVGDEWKVTPFVQDLGFGEAHILQGLTEENLIGRGGSGHVYRVTYTNRLDGSAGAVAVKRIRVDAGTLEREFESEAGILGNVRHNNVVRLLCCLSGAEDKLLVYDYMDNGSLDKWLHGHSAGADGLLNNTTRAPLDWPTRLRVAVGVAQGLCYLHHESSPPIIHRDVKTSNILLDSEFTAKVADFGLARIVVEVGAPKTMSAVAGSFGYMAPECAYTNKVSEKVDVYSFGVVLLELTTGKEASCLAEWARHHYQSGGSIPDATDTRYAGYSEEIQVVFRLGVLCTAHMPSSRPTMKDVLQILLKCSERTRQKSKMESSVQEHEAAPRLLSQPSDGTGTDIQEEDGVMVIHSTV